A portion of the Blastopirellula sediminis genome contains these proteins:
- a CDS encoding carboxypeptidase-like regulatory domain-containing protein, whose amino-acid sequence MFQKPWKWLAILALASAAGCGSSRSDLPDLVNVTGKITVDGKQVPGLRVVFEPEFGRRSVGMTNESGEFYLEYLTQIKGAVPGKHTVKVTWEGEATDADPGATPTASEPGSSVAGILIPSRYNIRSELSAIVSQDKNQFEFALSTKRH is encoded by the coding sequence ATGTTCCAGAAACCTTGGAAGTGGCTGGCCATCCTAGCGCTCGCAAGCGCCGCAGGATGCGGTTCCAGCCGGAGCGATCTCCCTGACCTGGTCAACGTGACCGGCAAGATCACGGTCGACGGTAAACAAGTCCCGGGACTGCGGGTCGTGTTTGAGCCGGAATTTGGCCGCCGTTCGGTCGGTATGACCAACGAGTCAGGCGAGTTCTATCTCGAATATTTGACGCAAATTAAAGGGGCGGTTCCCGGCAAACATACCGTCAAAGTAACCTGGGAAGGAGAAGCGACCGACGCCGATCCGGGCGCCACGCCGACCGCCAGCGAGCCCGGCAGTTCAGTAGCCGGGATCCTGATTCCCAGCCGCTACAACATTCGCTCGGAACTTTCCGCGATCGTCAGCCAAGATAAAAACCAGTTTGAGTTCGCCCTCTCCACCAAACGCCACTAA
- a CDS encoding DUF1559 domain-containing protein encodes MKSKGFTLVELLVVIAIIGVLIALLLPAVQQAREAARRMQCSNNLKQIGLGMHNYHDTFQKLPPGWIYFQEGRAASTLGKASWGWGTLILPFIEQTTLHDQLNPNTSSLGSADVNLTGTYLEAYICPSDNPAKLVTSGSFVSGASNYSGVLGRFDTAAAGTSYSPTAAASSNPLYGRTDAVNGTYRPEGILGPRSVRFAEITDGLSNTLMVGEKSQKVIKQQGVWVGTRLDKCMACSVASVFGIVGVVDFPINENGGSSTWQRERVFTSRHAGGAQFTLGDGSVRFVPETIDTTTYLRLGQRNDGEVIGEY; translated from the coding sequence ATGAAAAGCAAAGGATTTACGCTCGTTGAGCTGTTGGTGGTCATCGCGATCATCGGCGTTCTCATCGCGCTGTTGCTTCCGGCAGTTCAACAAGCCCGCGAAGCCGCACGTCGCATGCAGTGCAGCAACAATCTGAAACAGATTGGACTGGGCATGCACAACTATCACGACACGTTCCAGAAGCTTCCCCCTGGCTGGATCTACTTCCAAGAAGGACGCGCCGCGAGCACGCTCGGCAAAGCTTCGTGGGGCTGGGGAACGCTCATCCTCCCCTTCATCGAACAAACCACGCTGCATGATCAGTTGAATCCCAACACGTCGTCGCTCGGCTCGGCCGACGTCAATCTGACCGGGACTTACCTGGAGGCCTACATCTGCCCCTCTGACAACCCCGCCAAACTGGTCACCAGCGGCAGTTTTGTATCGGGCGCGTCAAACTACAGCGGCGTACTCGGACGCTTTGATACGGCAGCGGCCGGAACCAGCTATTCGCCAACCGCGGCAGCTTCGTCCAATCCGCTGTATGGCCGCACCGACGCGGTAAACGGCACCTATCGTCCAGAAGGAATCTTGGGCCCGCGCAGCGTTCGCTTCGCCGAAATCACCGACGGCCTGAGCAACACCTTGATGGTGGGAGAAAAAAGCCAGAAGGTGATCAAGCAGCAAGGCGTCTGGGTCGGTACGCGACTCGACAAGTGCATGGCTTGCTCGGTGGCGAGCGTCTTCGGCATCGTCGGCGTCGTTGATTTTCCGATCAACGAAAACGGGGGCTCCAGCACCTGGCAGCGCGAACGGGTCTTCACCAGTCGTCACGCCGGCGGCGCCCAGTTCACCCTCGGCGACGGTTCGGTCCGCTTCGTCCCCGAAACGATCGACACCACCACCTACTTGCGACTCGGTCAGCGCAATGACGGAGAAGTGATCGGCGAATACTAA